From Schistocerca americana isolate TAMUIC-IGC-003095 chromosome 9, iqSchAmer2.1, whole genome shotgun sequence, the proteins below share one genomic window:
- the LOC124551124 gene encoding longitudinals lacking protein, isoforms N/O/W/X/Y-like isoform X3 has product MDVHLRWNKHQATLMSVFDALLENEKLTDCTISAEGHHLRAHKIILSACSPYFEELFSENYEKHPIIILHDVKYAAIKALLDFMYRGKVNVPQEELSGVLKLSESLQVRGLSGSGCVDDINMQKGSERNELPENNPSQPVSVSCSSLSQNERERNVQSFRRCCPSGSSQDGGSESIQKHRKIIKHSSFDQGMGQNAFKEVITPDFDSVHQLPPQREVMATANNSSGESVYSPVQVQKTSSSSAHITVSSSSSSSSYIQIPYQSDCSELQSSRGEMAVAENEQFLIPEAVLPEKKSANLSAYQQEVSLEIKSEVLESHMEIVEDLTLDDDDDDDDDDDYRSASDYHDDCNSAEVDIGEVRRSNEDLTYEEKFCTQEMKNLHSPSGSYYLNNVTLTTSQTASRKRFSCHTCSKSYRYPQGLHRHLKFECGKEPQVQCPRCSYRCFRSDTLKKHMTTRRCLRQENYAIFVGDE; this is encoded by the coding sequence ATGGATGTTCATTTGAGGTGGAATAAGCATCAAGCTACTTTGATGTCTGTGTTTGATGCTCTGTTGGAAAATGAGAAATTAACAGATTGCACAATTAGTGCTGAGGGGCATCATTTAAGAGCACATAAGATAATTCTTTCAGCCTGTAGTCCATATTTTGAGGAACTGTTCTCTGAAAACTATGAGAAGCATCCAATTATTATTCTGCACGATGTAAAATACGCCGCCATAAAGGCTCTGTTGGATTTTATGTACCGTGGCAAAGTAAATGTACCGCAGGAGGAGCTCAGTGGTGTTCTGAAGCTCTCAGAGTCTCTTCAGGTAAGAGGACTCTCTGGCAGTGGGTGTGTGGATGACATCAACATGCAAAAAGGTAGTGAAAGAAATGAACTTCCAGAAAATAACCCATCGCAACCTGTTTCTGTATCGTGCTCTTCCTTGAGTCAAAATGAACGAGAAAGAAATGTGCAGTCATTTAGAAGGTGCTGTCCATCTGGGTCATCCCAGGATGGAGGTTCTGAATCCATTCAAAagcatagaaaaattattaaacactCCAGTTTTGATCAGGGAATGGGCCAAAATGCATTCAAGGAAGTTATTACTCCTGATTTTGATAGCGTACATCAACTTCCCCCTCAAAGGGAAGTAATGGCCACAGCAAATAACTCATCTGGTGAATCAGTTTACAGTCCAGTTCAAGTGCAAAAGACCTCGTCTTCATCTGCCCACATcacggtatcatcatcatcatcatcatcatcatacattcAAATTCCTTATCAGTCTGACTGCAGTGAGTTGCAGAGCTCCAGAGGGGAAATGGCTGTTGCAGAAAATGAACAGTTTTTAATACCGGAAGCAGTATTACCGGAAAAAAAGTCAGCAAATCTGAGTGCATACCAACAGGAGGTATCACTAGAAATAAAATCTGAGGTGCTTGAGAGTCACATGGAAATTGTAGAAGACCTtactcttgatgatgatgatgatgatgatgatgatgacgattatcGCAGTGCCAGTGATTATCATGATGATTGTAACAGTGCTGAAGTTGACATTGGAGAAGTCAGGAGATCCAATGAAGATCTTACATATGAAGAAAAGTTTTGCACTCAAGAAATGAAAAATCTGCATTCACCATCTGGCAGTTATTATCTGAATAATGTGACTTTGACAACATCCCAGACAGCATCACGTAAACGGTTTAGTTGTCATACTTGTAGCAAGTCTTATCGGTATCCGCAAGGGCTACATAGACActtgaagtttgaatgtggtaaagAACCACAGGTTCAGTGTCCTCGCTGCAGTTATCGGTGTTTTAGGAGTGATACTTTAAAAAAACATATGACTACTCGCCGTTGTCTGAGGCAAGAAAATTATGCAATTTTTGTAGGAGATGAGTGA